A window of Aerococcus urinae contains these coding sequences:
- a CDS encoding uroporphyrinogen decarboxylase family protein, translated as MSKIELIKRIINKEETDYVPFSFKSHLPQVDHDPVKYAQALAEKVKKYDLDYAGHSSNGLFTVEDYVDEVDHSPVYKGGVSKVVKTPYNHPEDLKKLPHDLDISTASYQRELKSLTYLLDLLGDQVPVTVISFSPLTILDKLTQGRAVEFIRSGEKELIHQTLENLTNVQVQYVQAALELGASGVYLASQFVRYDRVTEEEYLEFGKAYDLKILEASKAGWFNSFHAHGTNIMFDLIKDYPIQVFNWHAFESLPSVEEVFQYSDFVLNCGVDRFSFNDFNRNAIRNQIYQIYKATKGQRLLLSPSCGTNSFFDPELIYYIKKVKAETDRIFNLRTEA; from the coding sequence ATGAGTAAAATTGAATTAATCAAACGCATTATTAATAAAGAAGAAACTGACTATGTCCCCTTTTCCTTTAAATCCCACCTGCCCCAAGTCGACCATGATCCGGTAAAATATGCCCAGGCCCTAGCAGAAAAAGTTAAGAAATATGACCTAGATTATGCGGGCCACAGCAGTAACGGGCTCTTTACGGTGGAGGACTATGTAGATGAGGTGGACCATTCCCCCGTCTATAAGGGCGGTGTCTCTAAAGTGGTTAAGACCCCTTATAACCACCCAGAAGATTTAAAAAAGCTGCCCCATGACCTCGATATCTCTACTGCCTCTTACCAGCGCGAGTTAAAATCGCTGACCTACTTATTGGATTTACTAGGCGACCAAGTGCCGGTTACGGTGATTTCCTTTAGTCCCCTAACCATCCTGGACAAGCTGACCCAGGGGCGGGCGGTTGAATTTATCCGCAGTGGCGAGAAGGAGCTCATCCATCAAACCCTGGAAAACTTGACCAATGTCCAAGTTCAATATGTTCAAGCAGCCTTGGAATTAGGCGCGTCAGGCGTCTACCTGGCCTCTCAGTTTGTCCGCTATGACCGGGTGACGGAGGAAGAATACTTAGAATTTGGTAAAGCCTATGACTTAAAAATATTAGAAGCTTCCAAGGCGGGTTGGTTTAACAGCTTCCATGCCCATGGGACTAATATTATGTTTGACCTGATCAAGGATTATCCCATCCAGGTCTTTAACTGGCATGCCTTTGAATCCCTACCTAGCGTAGAGGAAGTCTTCCAGTATAGCGATTTCGTCCTGAATTGTGGGGTTGACCGCTTTAGCTTCAACGACTTTAACCGTAATGCCATCCGCAACCAAATCTACCAAATCTATAAAGCCACTAAGGGGCAACGCTTATTACTTAGCCCCTCTTGTGGGACCAATAGCTTCTTTGACCCCGAGCTGATCTATTATATCAAGAAAGTCAAAGCGGAAACTGATCGCATCTTTAATCTACGGACTGAGGCTTAG
- a CDS encoding DUF6287 domain-containing protein yields MKKANHKLLSLTALLALFLVGCQNDADQSTASSQSQESVSSEASSEKEESKEKESSKEESESKEKKEKAEKAAKEEKTESESQAEETESDSSVNESSVPTIAGDLGRTTSHQGIDIEQLQQGDHSTLVGTWRNGNGEELVIDEDGYVNGNLYIFLDPFRMESQTMIVNIKEPDSYGGAALNIIPAGTQMKAPMLDLVDASDYSRDRLLVAQTYGTMEMPEEFYYRVD; encoded by the coding sequence ATGAAGAAAGCAAATCACAAACTCCTATCCCTAACCGCCCTACTCGCCTTATTCCTTGTCGGCTGCCAAAACGACGCTGACCAATCCACCGCAAGTTCTCAAAGCCAAGAATCAGTAAGTTCTGAAGCCAGTTCAGAGAAAGAAGAATCTAAAGAAAAGGAATCCAGCAAGGAAGAGTCAGAAAGTAAGGAAAAGAAAGAAAAAGCAGAGAAAGCTGCCAAGGAAGAAAAGACTGAAAGTGAAAGCCAAGCAGAAGAGACTGAATCAGACAGTTCCGTCAATGAGTCGTCAGTTCCTACTATTGCTGGTGACCTTGGTCGCACTACTTCCCACCAAGGTATTGATATCGAACAACTCCAACAAGGTGATCACTCCACTTTAGTGGGTACTTGGCGCAATGGAAATGGAGAGGAACTTGTCATTGATGAAGATGGTTATGTCAATGGTAACCTATATATATTTCTAGATCCTTTTAGAATGGAAAGTCAAACTATGATTGTAAATATTAAGGAACCTGATTCGTATGGTGGTGCAGCTTTAAATATTATTCCCGCAGGAACCCAGATGAAAGCTCCCATGCTTGACCTTGTCGATGCCTCTGACTATAGTCGTGACCGATTACTTGTAGCCCAAACCTATGGCACAATGGAAATGCCTGAAGAATTCTACTATAGAGTAGACTAA
- a CDS encoding MetQ/NlpA family ABC transporter substrate-binding protein encodes MKKIVLSLVAIAIVAAGFIFFSRQQEEKKVVLGVSGQSAGMTKYVEQALKEKGYKLELSVAESTIASNEGLMDGSVDVNIMQHEAYMNQFNKDRGASLVKAEKPLFEQFIGVYSRKHKSLDELPDGAKVAIQNDASNIQRALRVLEQAKLIEVKQDIPKGETLTPLDVTSNPKNLEFVELGGGTLIESLDEVDIAIFSGLAAHKAGFKTEDALYKFEPKDLKANALILATKDGNQDKEAVKIIHDAFESKESAELVKEVSGGTWFPYTGD; translated from the coding sequence ATGAAAAAAATTGTATTGTCACTTGTCGCTATCGCCATCGTTGCTGCGGGCTTTATCTTTTTTTCTCGACAGCAAGAAGAGAAGAAGGTGGTTCTCGGTGTCAGTGGACAGAGTGCAGGAATGACCAAATACGTTGAACAAGCCTTAAAGGAAAAAGGCTACAAGCTGGAACTGTCTGTTGCTGAGAGCACCATTGCAAGTAATGAAGGCCTGATGGACGGGTCAGTCGATGTCAATATCATGCAACATGAAGCCTATATGAACCAATTTAATAAAGACCGCGGTGCCAGCTTAGTCAAAGCCGAGAAACCCCTCTTTGAACAATTTATTGGCGTTTACAGTAGAAAGCATAAATCCCTAGATGAACTTCCTGATGGGGCCAAAGTAGCCATTCAAAATGATGCCTCAAATATCCAACGGGCCCTCCGCGTCTTAGAACAGGCCAAATTAATTGAAGTCAAACAAGATATCCCTAAAGGCGAAACCCTAACTCCCTTAGATGTGACCTCTAATCCAAAAAATCTGGAATTTGTGGAATTAGGTGGGGGCACCTTGATCGAGTCCCTGGATGAAGTGGATATTGCGATTTTCAGTGGTCTAGCGGCACATAAGGCCGGCTTTAAAACCGAAGATGCCCTTTACAAATTTGAACCCAAAGATTTAAAGGCCAATGCCCTTATCCTAGCTACTAAGGATGGTAACCAAGATAAAGAGGCGGTCAAGATTATCCATGACGCCTTTGAATCCAAGGAATCTGCCGAACTGGTCAAAGAGGTCAGCGGCGGGACCTGGTTCCCTTATACAGGTGATTAA
- a CDS encoding methionine ABC transporter permease produces MEASLVKLSAILGPSVFDTAYMVFFTMILSTALGFVIAVALYYTDKEGLRPNAFIYGILDAFINIVRSFPFIILVVAVIPLTRGIVGGVIGRTAALVPLTISGTATVARLLENSFREVGRPLIEAIRSFGASDYQIMKEVVLVEAAPLVIVNLTVAIIGIIGTTSAAGTVGAGGLGSVAINYGYNSFDSVIMYGTVLVIILIVHCAQFVGNYLYKQSLR; encoded by the coding sequence ATGGAAGCGAGTTTAGTAAAATTATCCGCAATTTTAGGCCCATCGGTTTTTGACACGGCTTATATGGTGTTTTTTACCATGATCTTATCGACCGCCTTAGGTTTTGTCATCGCGGTGGCCTTGTATTATACCGATAAAGAAGGGCTGCGACCCAATGCTTTCATTTATGGCATTTTGGATGCCTTCATTAATATTGTCCGCTCCTTTCCCTTTATTATCCTGGTTGTGGCTGTCATCCCCTTAACCCGTGGCATTGTTGGCGGGGTGATCGGGCGGACAGCGGCCTTGGTGCCCCTAACCATCAGTGGAACCGCCACCGTGGCGCGCCTATTAGAGAATTCCTTCCGCGAGGTGGGGCGGCCCTTGATTGAGGCCATCCGTTCATTTGGAGCCAGCGACTACCAAATCATGAAGGAAGTCGTCTTAGTGGAAGCGGCGCCCTTGGTGATTGTCAACTTAACCGTGGCCATTATTGGCATTATCGGAACCACTTCGGCTGCCGGAACTGTTGGCGCTGGCGGCTTGGGTTCAGTGGCCATTAACTACGGCTACAACAGCTTTGACTCCGTGATCATGTACGGGACCGTCCTGGTGATCATCCTCATTGTTCACTGCGCCCAATTTGTTGGCAACTACCTCTATAAACAGTCCCTAAGATAG
- a CDS encoding DUF6287 domain-containing protein, producing the protein MKKINLSTKAILSKIHQQKRTLLSLSVLVSLFLVGCQKEADQSSATSQNQESVSSEASSKKSDSKEKEADKEEKTESKTPEEVHKLYQSTLDWYQEIVDLAKNKDIQSAKIDDPETGYVASIINDSNGENIQYAFYDINKDGQDELILRDQYVIIAIYTLEDNKPVLAKEGGVAGSGGERRILTIYDNGSFVYNNFHSPTPEAHAINYRITDDGKVEEIKKVDYDLQDTKDPAPLLGLENEKEVDIESLNWQDLAPTTAAASSQSVPTIAGDLAPSKRSQQGLDINQIQQGDFSTLAGTWRNGQGREMTIDQNGEVDTGETVSVNNAEIKGQVLWAGIRTSSTGAGLIIAPAGTQIVPLYSSQPYTDSSDYSRDRLMLSQDTGSIENPEEFYYRVD; encoded by the coding sequence ATGAAGAAAATCAATTTATCAACAAAAGCAATTCTTTCAAAAATTCACCAGCAAAAACGGACGCTCCTCTCTTTATCTGTCTTAGTGTCCCTATTCTTAGTCGGCTGTCAAAAAGAGGCTGACCAGTCAAGCGCCACTTCTCAAAACCAAGAATCAGTAAGCTCTGAAGCCAGCTCAAAAAAATCAGATAGTAAAGAAAAAGAAGCGGATAAAGAAGAAAAGACCGAAAGCAAGACGCCAGAAGAAGTTCACAAGCTCTACCAATCGACCCTGGATTGGTACCAGGAGATTGTTGACCTGGCCAAGAACAAGGACATCCAAAGTGCCAAGATCGATGACCCCGAAACTGGATACGTCGCCTCCATTATCAATGATTCCAATGGTGAAAACATCCAGTATGCCTTTTATGACATCAACAAGGACGGCCAAGATGAGTTAATTCTTAGAGACCAGTACGTCATTATTGCTATCTATACCCTAGAAGACAATAAACCAGTGCTTGCTAAGGAAGGTGGCGTTGCGGGTTCTGGTGGTGAACGTCGGATCCTCACTATCTATGATAATGGTAGCTTTGTCTACAACAACTTCCACTCACCAACTCCTGAAGCCCATGCCATTAATTATCGCATTACTGATGACGGCAAGGTCGAAGAGATCAAGAAAGTCGACTATGACTTACAAGATACCAAGGACCCCGCGCCCTTACTCGGCCTAGAAAATGAGAAGGAAGTGGATATTGAATCCTTGAATTGGCAAGACCTAGCGCCAACCACCGCTGCAGCAAGTAGTCAATCTGTTCCTACCATTGCTGGAGACCTGGCGCCTTCTAAGCGCAGCCAGCAAGGCCTAGATATCAACCAAATCCAACAAGGGGACTTCTCTACTCTTGCAGGCACCTGGCGTAATGGTCAGGGTCGCGAGATGACCATTGATCAAAACGGAGAAGTTGATACTGGAGAGACTGTCAGTGTGAATAATGCAGAAATTAAAGGTCAAGTATTATGGGCTGGCATTCGAACTTCTTCAACAGGAGCCGGTTTAATCATTGCACCCGCGGGTACTCAAATCGTGCCCTTATACTCCTCACAACCCTATACTGATTCCTCCGATTACTCTCGTGACCGATTAATGTTGTCACAAGACACGGGTTCTATTGAAAATCCAGAAGAATTCTATTACCGCGTCGACTAA
- a CDS encoding GNAT family N-acetyltransferase: MTTIRPIQAKDDVQIAKIIRNSLESVGLDQPGTAYYDPELDHLSQFYQAKPESRGYFVAVDDKDQVLGGVGFAECDLFDQCAELQKIYLAPAAQGQGLGRALMEELIQQVKSAGYRQLYLETHSSLKAAIGLYQKYNFKEIPQPENLIHTTMDRFFLKDLSD, encoded by the coding sequence ATGACCACAATTAGACCAATCCAAGCTAAAGACGACGTCCAAATCGCTAAAATTATTAGAAACTCCTTAGAATCGGTGGGCCTAGACCAACCGGGAACAGCTTACTATGACCCGGAACTGGACCATTTAAGCCAGTTTTACCAAGCCAAGCCGGAAAGCCGCGGTTATTTTGTGGCCGTAGATGACAAGGACCAGGTCCTCGGTGGGGTGGGCTTTGCCGAATGTGACCTCTTCGACCAATGCGCGGAGCTACAAAAGATCTATTTAGCGCCAGCTGCCCAGGGTCAGGGCTTAGGCCGGGCTTTAATGGAAGAATTGATCCAACAAGTCAAGTCGGCTGGCTACCGTCAACTCTATTTAGAGACCCATTCTTCCTTGAAGGCCGCTATTGGCCTCTATCAGAAATATAACTTTAAGGAAATTCCCCAACCGGAAAACTTGATCCATACCACCATGGACCGCTTTTTCTTGAAGGACTTGTCAGATTAG
- a CDS encoding methionine ABC transporter ATP-binding protein, giving the protein MTEPLVEIKHLRKFYGNFEVLSDINLTINEGDIYGLVGKSGAGKSTLLRCINGLESFDAGSIQVLGEDIQSLSGNALRHLQKEIGMIFQQFELINRKTVRDNVALPLKLWNIEENDQRIQSLLDLVDMSAKADAYPGKLSGGQKQRVGIARALSLNPKLLLSDEATSALDPSITRSIIDLLQEINQKLKLTIIVVTHEIEVVKKICNKVAILENGKIVAAGNTVDLFLDQPPALRRLMGLEEETEPQVEAGHFAFKLVLPNVDQQKDLLSRIFSDLQIPYTIEDAHYEEINDRTTAYFKIQLAAEHRPVVESYLKDHQIEWRE; this is encoded by the coding sequence ATGACTGAGCCCTTAGTAGAAATCAAACATTTGCGCAAGTTCTATGGCAATTTTGAAGTCTTATCGGATATTAATCTCACTATCAATGAAGGCGATATCTATGGCCTGGTTGGGAAGAGTGGGGCCGGCAAGTCGACCCTGCTGCGCTGCATCAACGGTTTGGAAAGTTTCGATGCGGGATCCATCCAAGTCCTCGGTGAAGATATCCAAAGCTTATCAGGCAATGCACTGAGACACCTGCAAAAAGAAATTGGCATGATTTTCCAGCAATTTGAGTTAATTAACCGTAAAACGGTCCGTGATAATGTCGCCTTGCCCTTAAAATTATGGAATATTGAAGAGAATGACCAGCGGATCCAGAGTTTATTAGACTTAGTGGATATGTCGGCTAAGGCAGACGCCTATCCCGGCAAGTTATCTGGTGGGCAAAAACAGCGGGTAGGTATTGCCAGAGCCCTGTCCTTGAACCCTAAGCTTCTCCTCTCTGACGAAGCCACTTCTGCACTGGACCCCTCAATTACCCGGTCAATTATTGACCTCTTACAGGAAATTAACCAAAAATTGAAGCTAACTATTATTGTGGTCACCCATGAAATCGAAGTGGTGAAAAAGATCTGCAACAAAGTCGCCATCCTCGAAAATGGCAAGATTGTTGCAGCAGGAAATACAGTGGATCTCTTCCTTGACCAGCCCCCCGCTTTAAGGCGCTTAATGGGGCTTGAAGAAGAGACCGAGCCCCAAGTGGAAGCGGGGCACTTTGCCTTTAAGTTGGTTCTCCCTAATGTGGACCAGCAAAAGGACCTCTTATCGCGAATTTTTTCCGACTTACAAATTCCTTACACGATCGAGGACGCCCATTATGAGGAAATTAATGACCGTACTACGGCCTATTTTAAAATTCAGCTTGCTGCCGAGCATCGACCCGTCGTAGAAAGCTATTTAAAAGACCATCAGATTGAATGGAGGGAATAA